In Elaeis guineensis isolate ETL-2024a chromosome 1, EG11, whole genome shotgun sequence, a genomic segment contains:
- the LOC105034971 gene encoding crocetin glucosyltransferase 2 — MESGTHQPHALFLPYPAQGHINPMLQFAKRLSSHGLRATLVTTRFLLSTTRPELGPVALASISDGFDRGGFAEAGSGPAYQDRFESVGSTTLDDLVRSERAAGRPVRVLVYDSHLPWARDVGERHGLVTVSLFTQPCSVNIVYGLVKEGRLRMPVTEPVSLPGLPRLEPDCLPSFVVEADLAYAWCLKALLEQYKNLEKADVVFVNSSYELQPEEADYMRSIWRAKIIGPMVPSSYLDNRLPSDSHYGFDLQHSPSINLCMQWLDSGPSNSVVYVSFGTVAALDPSQMVEIAFGLLNSGKRFLWVVRSSESFKIPENMKDLPSERGLVVSWIPQMAVLSHKAVGCFLTHCGWNSTMEGITLGVPMVGVPQWTDQPMNAKYIEDVWRVGVRARANEKGLVGREEVERCVRVVMEGERSEEIRRNARKWGELAKKSVEEGGSSDRNIAEFVARYCSSK, encoded by the exons ATGGAGAGCGGCACCCACCAACCCCACGCCCTCTTCCTCCCATACCCGGCCCAAGGCCACATCAATCCCATGCTCCAATTCGCCAAGCGCCTCTCCTCCCACGGCCTCCGAGCCACCCTCGTCACCACCCGCTTCCTCCTCTCCACCACCCGCCCCGAACTCGGACCGGTCGCCCTCGCCTCCATCTCCGATGGCTTCGACCGGGGTGGATTCGCCGAGGCCGGCTCCGGCCCAGCCTACCAAGACCGCTTCGAGTCGGTCGGATCCACGACCCTCGACGACCTCGTCCGGTCCGAGCGGGCCGCGGGCCGTCCGGTCCGGGTTCTGGTCTACGACTCCCACCTCCCGTGGGCCCGGGACGTCGGGGAGCGGCACGGGCTGGTGACGGTGTCGCTCTTCACGCAGCCCTGCAGCGTTAACATAGTCTACGGGCTCGTGAAGGAGGGCCGGCTCCGGATGCCGGTTACCGAGCCGGTCTCGCTGCCCGGTTTGCCCCGGCTCGAGCCGGACTGCCTGCCGTCCTTCGTTGTGGAGGCGGATTTGGCGTACGCGTGGTGCCTGAAAGCGCTGCTGGAGCAGTATAAGAATTTGGAGAAGGCAGATGTGGTCTTTGTCAACTCCTCCTACGAGCTGCAGCCTGAG GAAGCTGACTATATGAGATCCATATGGCGAGCCAAGATCATAGGCCCTATGGTGCCATCCTCATACTTGGACAACCGGCTTCCATCAGACTCTCACTACGGCTTCGACCTACAACACAGCCCCAGCATCAATCTCTGCATGCAATGGCTCGATTCCGGGCCTTCCAACTCTGTTGTTTATGTGTCCTTCGGCACTGTAGCCGCACTCGACCCTAGCCAGATGGTGGAGATTGCATTCGGCCTTCTGAACAGTGGCAAACGCTTCCTCTGGGTGGTGAGATCCTCGGAAAGCTTCAAGATTCCGGAGAACATGAAAGATTTGCCCTCGGAGCGAGGGTTGGTAGTTTCGTGGATCCCACAAATGGCGGTACTATCCCACAAGGCAGTCGGCTGTTTTCTGACGCATTGTGGATGGAATTCAACTATGGAGGGGATCACCTTAGGCGTGCCGATGGTCGGAGTGCCGCAATGGACGGATCAGCCAATGAATGCCAAGTATATTGAGGATGTGTGGAGGGTCGGAGTGCGAGCGAGGGCCAATGAGAAGGGATTGGTGGGGAGGGAGGAGGTGGAGAGGTGTGTGAGGGTGGTGATGGAGGGGGAGAGGAGTGAGGAGATCCGGAGGAATGCAAGGAAGTGGGGGGAGTTGGCCAAAAAGTCAGTGGAGGAGGGTGGAAGCTCGGATAGGAACATTGCGGAGTTTGTGGCCAGGTATTGCTCATCAAAGTGA